One segment of Synechococcus sp. A15-24 DNA contains the following:
- a CDS encoding iron uptake porin — MKLFQQLLVAPAALGLLASGANAADLNINGVSDYSASEEQVTSITQFSDVYPTDWAYQALANLIERYGCVAGYPNGTFSGNRAMTRYEAAALLNACLDRITEVTDQLRRLIKEFETELAVIRGRVDGLEARVGELEATQFSTTTKLKGKATFVTGAINSEADADKSVYDALSFSYDLRLGLKTSFTGKDLLFTRLRGGNMKDGSAFSGGLRKLDVSGMSGNVMEVDRLYYRFPVAKGLTAIVGPLARNTESLGMKPTAYKVKTLNMFGGHWGTPGVYNKETGGLVGLIWKQKVAKGDPKFTVAVNYVADAGEAENSDPTAGGMFGSNSRANTTAQIGYGSKKWGVAFGYRYGQCKAGFGTGFFKEQSCAKGTDVYSNNFALNGFWKPSETGLIPSISAGYGFSSLEGSDVEELASWMVGFQWDKLAKSSHKLAVGFGAPQYVVSQKGDDPDAPELAIEASLKLKVADKISVIPAVFYLPEQSQGVDDASQWGGVVQTVFKF, encoded by the coding sequence CATCAACGGTGTGTCCGACTACTCGGCATCCGAAGAGCAGGTCACCAGCATCACCCAGTTCTCCGACGTCTACCCGACTGACTGGGCCTACCAGGCACTCGCCAACCTGATCGAGCGTTACGGCTGCGTCGCCGGTTATCCCAACGGCACCTTCAGTGGCAACCGGGCCATGACCCGCTATGAAGCGGCTGCCCTGCTGAACGCTTGCCTCGACCGCATCACCGAGGTGACCGACCAGCTGCGTCGTCTGATCAAAGAATTCGAAACCGAGCTGGCTGTGATCCGCGGCCGAGTGGACGGTCTGGAAGCTCGCGTTGGCGAACTGGAAGCCACTCAGTTTTCCACCACCACCAAGCTTAAAGGTAAGGCTACCTTCGTTACAGGTGCCATTAATTCTGAGGCTGACGCAGACAAATCTGTCTATGACGCCTTGAGTTTCTCTTATGACTTGCGTCTTGGTCTGAAGACTTCTTTCACTGGTAAGGATCTTCTCTTCACCCGCCTGCGCGGTGGCAACATGAAGGATGGGTCTGCTTTCTCCGGTGGATTGCGCAAGTTGGATGTTTCCGGAATGTCTGGAAACGTCATGGAAGTTGATCGTCTCTACTATCGCTTCCCTGTTGCAAAAGGCCTGACCGCGATTGTAGGCCCTCTGGCTCGGAATACTGAAAGCTTGGGTATGAAGCCCACGGCTTACAAAGTGAAGACCCTCAATATGTTTGGTGGTCACTGGGGCACACCTGGTGTCTACAACAAGGAAACCGGCGGTTTGGTTGGCTTGATCTGGAAGCAGAAGGTAGCTAAAGGGGACCCTAAGTTCACTGTTGCCGTGAACTATGTCGCCGATGCTGGAGAAGCAGAGAACAGCGATCCCACCGCGGGTGGCATGTTCGGCTCCAACTCACGTGCTAATACGACTGCCCAGATTGGCTACGGATCTAAAAAGTGGGGTGTTGCCTTCGGCTATCGCTACGGTCAGTGCAAAGCAGGTTTCGGAACTGGCTTCTTTAAGGAGCAAAGTTGCGCTAAGGGCACTGATGTCTACTCCAATAACTTTGCTCTCAATGGTTTCTGGAAGCCTTCTGAGACTGGTCTGATTCCTTCAATCAGCGCTGGTTATGGATTCTCCTCCCTTGAGGGTTCTGACGTTGAAGAACTTGCTAGCTGGATGGTTGGTTTCCAGTGGGACAAGCTGGCAAAGTCAAGCCATAAGCTTGCTGTCGGATTCGGTGCCCCCCAGTACGTTGTCTCTCAAAAGGGCGATGACCCTGATGCCCCTGAACTTGCTATCGAAGCTTCCCTCAAGCTGAAGGTGGCTGACAAAATCTCAGTCATTCCTGCAGTCTTCTACCTTCCTGAGCAGTCTCAGGGTGTGGATGATGCGTCCCAGTGGGGTGGCGTCGTTCAGACCGTCTTCAAGTTCTGA
- the cysK gene encoding cysteine synthase A, translated as MAIASDITGLIGGTPLVRLNRLPLRFGCGAEVIAKLESFNPSASVKDRIASAMVLAAEQEGTIQPGRTVLVEPTSGNTGIALAMVAAARGYRLILTMPDTMSTERRSMLRAYGAELQLTDGAQGMAGAIALATELVKEIPEAYLLQQFDNPANPAVHERTTAEEIWNDCDGQLDALVAGVGTGGTITGCARLLKQRNPQLQVVAVEPAGSAVLSGRPPGAHRIQGIGAGFVPAVLERDLIDEVMTVSDEEAMDVGRRLARQEGLLCGVSSGAAVAAALRLGQRSEWQGRRVLVMLASYGERYLSTPMFSGVASSPARQDPML; from the coding sequence ATGGCCATTGCCTCCGATATCACCGGCCTGATCGGAGGCACACCCCTGGTTCGTCTCAACCGCCTGCCGTTGCGGTTCGGCTGTGGGGCAGAAGTGATCGCCAAGTTGGAAAGCTTCAACCCCTCAGCATCGGTGAAGGATCGCATCGCCAGCGCCATGGTGCTGGCGGCGGAGCAGGAGGGAACGATTCAGCCGGGGCGAACGGTGCTGGTGGAGCCCACCAGCGGCAACACCGGCATTGCGCTGGCCATGGTCGCGGCTGCCCGGGGCTACCGGCTCATCCTCACCATGCCAGACACGATGAGCACGGAACGCCGTTCGATGCTGCGTGCCTACGGGGCTGAGCTGCAGCTCACCGACGGTGCACAGGGCATGGCCGGAGCCATTGCCCTCGCCACTGAGTTGGTGAAGGAGATCCCGGAGGCTTATCTGCTGCAGCAGTTCGACAATCCGGCCAATCCTGCGGTGCATGAACGCACCACCGCTGAGGAGATCTGGAACGACTGCGACGGTCAGCTGGACGCTCTGGTGGCTGGCGTCGGCACCGGCGGCACCATCACAGGCTGTGCCCGTTTGCTGAAGCAGCGCAATCCTCAACTGCAGGTGGTGGCAGTGGAGCCGGCGGGTAGTGCTGTGCTTTCGGGCAGGCCGCCTGGTGCGCATCGCATTCAGGGCATCGGTGCAGGATTCGTCCCTGCTGTGCTGGAGCGTGATCTGATCGATGAGGTGATGACCGTGTCGGATGAGGAGGCGATGGATGTGGGCCGTCGTCTGGCGCGGCAGGAGGGTCTGCTTTGCGGCGTCAGCAGCGGTGCCGCCGTTGCTGCGGCTCTGCGGCTTGGTCAACGCTCCGAGTGGCAGGGGCGGCGTGTGCTGGTGATGCTGGCCAGTTATGGCGAGCGGTATCTGTCCACGCCGATGTTCAGTGGAGTCGCGTCCTCGCCGGCACGTCAGGACCCGATGCTGTGA
- a CDS encoding TIGR01777 family oxidoreductase has translation MRLLLLGCTGFVGKELVPQLIQSSHQLTLVSRRLPRGYDAERSDGRLTWLQLDPAQAASWHDSSLQGALSEADGVVNLAGEPIAEQRWTPAHLKVLENSRLETTRLLVEAIAVLKTPPQVLVNASAIGFYGTSREACFQESSAAGSDFLASLCERWEAAAAAVPTGTRLVTVRIGIVIAAGGGALGKMLPVFRAGFGGPIGSGQQWMSWIHRNDLCALIQRGLEDSAWTGVVNGVAPQPVSMNEFARELGRSLGRPSLLPVPGPVLQVLLGDGAKVVLEGQQVQSERLDSLGFSFRYPDLSSALAAATS, from the coding sequence ATGCGATTGCTGCTGCTGGGATGCACTGGATTTGTCGGCAAGGAGCTGGTTCCCCAGTTGATCCAGTCCAGCCATCAGCTCACCCTGGTCAGCCGTCGCTTGCCCCGGGGATACGACGCTGAACGCAGCGATGGTCGCTTGACTTGGCTGCAGCTTGACCCGGCACAGGCCGCCAGCTGGCATGACAGTTCCCTTCAAGGCGCCCTCAGTGAGGCGGATGGTGTGGTGAACCTTGCCGGTGAGCCGATCGCCGAGCAGCGTTGGACCCCTGCCCATCTGAAGGTTCTCGAGAACAGTCGACTGGAGACCACGCGCCTGTTGGTGGAGGCGATTGCGGTTCTGAAGACGCCACCTCAGGTGCTGGTGAATGCCTCCGCTATCGGGTTTTACGGCACCAGTCGCGAGGCCTGTTTCCAGGAGTCCAGTGCTGCCGGTTCCGATTTCCTGGCCTCGTTGTGTGAACGCTGGGAAGCCGCGGCAGCAGCGGTTCCAACCGGCACCCGCCTAGTGACCGTGCGGATCGGCATCGTGATTGCCGCCGGTGGTGGTGCACTGGGCAAGATGCTGCCGGTGTTCCGTGCCGGCTTTGGCGGACCCATCGGTTCGGGGCAGCAGTGGATGAGCTGGATCCATCGCAATGATCTCTGCGCCCTGATTCAGCGCGGTCTGGAGGATTCGGCCTGGACTGGTGTGGTGAATGGTGTCGCCCCTCAGCCTGTGTCGATGAATGAGTTCGCGCGGGAGCTGGGCCGCAGCTTGGGGCGTCCCAGCCTGTTGCCTGTGCCCGGTCCGGTGCTGCAGGTGCTGCTGGGGGATGGCGCCAAGGTGGTGCTGGAAGGTCAGCAGGTGCAATCGGAGCGGCTGGACAGCCTCGGGTTCAGCTTCCGCTATCCCGACCTGTCTTCAGCACTCGCCGCTGCCACCAGCTGA
- a CDS encoding phospholipid carrier-dependent glycosyltransferase, with protein sequence MNRLWRFWFGVAMIWLLATAVDRLWWTQQYGVPAWDQADYLNSALDHGRALGLLPSGGWNGWLALLDLSPKIPPLASLVNGTVMAISGDAPADAAWSLSLWHGLLLVAVAGWGLRLRGEGLALLACLLTALAPALLDLRTDYVLEMPLAAVVTLALWRMSLWCDPRTGGRWGQVVWATVAALAAVLVKQSALLTLAPAGVWAAWIALRRRGAWLRQALVLPLLASCLILPWLRHNWITSLGGTNRAVFESAAREGDPGLLSLESWLWYPRLLPEQLGVVLLVMGVSGLLLWCAQRSRTAGDDGWCWRWLVINLLAAWLLTSLSPNKGDRYIAPLLPALLLLLSRGWWQWGFWLQQWRPRWTTPFLGLGILACVPAGWALQLERLQDRPRGPVQALVQAAGGGDPAVEPRTLIVVPSTPDLNQHNVSYYGRRGGGRLVGRQLGGSRRDRTPVLARAEWVVLAEGDQGSVRKAARKLDRAVRSSGVFEEVQRFPRPKGGSYSLWRRRSDRPVSVGFADAFPALAQGLAAGPAGLDPVFSAVAVEHMLDGHFSYRQQVDRQARQQLAADPDHAQARWSLALLAVLANRPAAAAEQFAVLQRLQPQSPWPAAYRSVVLLAGWMPWSASAVADQARSEQNNPVLIALADLSGVLGGAVWRLASAINSVPKAVEMVESALSQPQDSN encoded by the coding sequence GTGAACCGGCTCTGGCGGTTTTGGTTTGGGGTGGCCATGATCTGGCTGCTGGCCACGGCGGTGGATCGTCTGTGGTGGACGCAGCAGTACGGAGTTCCCGCCTGGGATCAGGCGGACTACCTCAACAGCGCCCTCGACCATGGCCGGGCCCTGGGATTGCTGCCCAGTGGCGGTTGGAACGGTTGGCTGGCGCTGCTGGATCTCTCCCCCAAGATTCCACCGCTCGCCTCTCTGGTGAATGGCACCGTGATGGCCATCAGCGGTGATGCCCCGGCGGATGCCGCCTGGAGCCTCAGCCTCTGGCATGGGTTGCTGTTGGTGGCCGTGGCCGGTTGGGGGCTACGGCTTCGTGGTGAAGGCCTGGCCCTGCTGGCTTGTCTGCTGACGGCCCTGGCTCCGGCGCTGTTGGATCTGCGGACGGACTACGTGCTGGAAATGCCGCTGGCGGCGGTGGTCACCCTGGCTCTGTGGAGGATGTCCCTCTGGTGTGACCCCAGGACCGGTGGACGTTGGGGACAAGTTGTTTGGGCAACCGTTGCAGCGTTGGCAGCAGTGCTTGTGAAGCAAAGCGCCCTGCTGACGCTGGCACCGGCTGGTGTCTGGGCTGCCTGGATTGCCCTGCGTCGCCGGGGAGCCTGGTTGAGACAAGCTTTGGTGCTGCCGTTGCTGGCGTCATGCCTGATCCTGCCTTGGCTCAGGCACAACTGGATCACAAGCCTGGGGGGCACGAACCGCGCGGTGTTTGAGTCCGCGGCCCGCGAAGGAGATCCCGGCCTGCTGAGCTTGGAAAGTTGGTTGTGGTACCCGCGGTTGTTACCGGAGCAGCTGGGGGTTGTGTTGCTGGTGATGGGAGTCTCCGGCCTCTTGCTCTGGTGCGCTCAGCGCTCCAGGACGGCTGGTGATGACGGCTGGTGCTGGCGCTGGCTGGTGATCAACCTGCTGGCGGCCTGGCTGCTCACCAGCCTGAGTCCGAATAAAGGCGATCGCTACATCGCCCCTCTGCTGCCGGCGTTGCTGCTGCTGTTGAGCCGTGGTTGGTGGCAGTGGGGCTTCTGGTTGCAGCAGTGGCGGCCTCGCTGGACCACCCCATTCCTGGGCCTGGGGATTCTGGCCTGTGTTCCAGCGGGCTGGGCCCTGCAACTGGAGCGCTTGCAGGATCGGCCGCGGGGGCCAGTGCAGGCCCTGGTGCAGGCTGCCGGTGGTGGCGATCCCGCGGTGGAGCCCCGCACCCTGATCGTGGTGCCCAGCACACCGGATCTCAACCAGCACAACGTCAGCTATTACGGCCGTCGGGGTGGCGGTCGGTTGGTCGGTCGTCAGCTGGGGGGCAGCCGCCGGGACCGGACTCCTGTGCTGGCCCGGGCGGAGTGGGTGGTGCTGGCCGAGGGGGATCAGGGATCGGTTCGCAAGGCAGCGCGCAAGCTCGACCGTGCCGTTCGCAGCAGCGGGGTGTTCGAGGAAGTGCAGCGCTTCCCGCGTCCGAAGGGTGGCAGCTATTCCCTCTGGCGGCGCCGCTCGGACCGACCGGTATCGGTGGGTTTCGCCGACGCGTTTCCCGCCCTGGCGCAGGGCTTGGCGGCGGGGCCCGCCGGTCTAGATCCGGTGTTTTCCGCCGTGGCGGTGGAGCACATGCTGGATGGCCATTTCAGCTACCGCCAGCAGGTGGACCGTCAGGCGCGGCAGCAGCTCGCCGCAGACCCTGACCACGCGCAGGCTCGATGGAGCCTGGCGCTGCTGGCGGTGCTGGCCAACCGCCCCGCTGCCGCTGCTGAACAATTCGCTGTGCTGCAAAGGCTGCAGCCACAGAGTCCCTGGCCTGCGGCGTATCGCAGCGTGGTGCTCCTCGCTGGCTGGATGCCCTGGTCGGCATCGGCCGTGGCAGATCAGGCCAGGTCCGAGCAGAACAATCCTGTTCTGATTGCGCTGGCCGATCTCAGTGGGGTTCTCGGGGGTGCCGTCTGGCGTTTGGCCTCAGCGATCAACAGTGTGCCCAAGGCGGTGGAGATGGTGGAAAGCGCCCTGAGTCAGCCGCAGGATTCCAACTGA
- a CDS encoding NAD(P)H-quinone oxidoreductase subunit O produces the protein MAETDSKAPAKAKPAALRKGALVKVNRAAYNASLEAAASDPIAPDYIFEGPGELLLVKGDYGQVRWNRPVPDVWLRMDQLESCG, from the coding sequence ATGGCCGAAACCGACAGCAAGGCCCCCGCCAAGGCCAAACCGGCGGCCCTGCGCAAGGGCGCCCTGGTGAAAGTGAACCGTGCGGCTTACAACGCCAGCCTTGAGGCGGCCGCCAGCGACCCCATAGCACCGGACTACATCTTTGAAGGTCCTGGGGAGCTGCTGCTGGTGAAAGGGGACTACGGCCAGGTGCGTTGGAACCGGCCCGTGCCGGATGTCTGGCTGCGGATGGATCAGTTGGAATCCTGCGGCTGA
- a CDS encoding J domain-containing protein, whose product MADPYAELGVSSSASAAEIKAAYRRLVKQHHPDAGGDDQRILALNAAWEVLGDPERRRAHDRTRIPVSSAAGTAAQDRSRAATGHDRAVEADDALVRWLRQVYVPIDRLLGEVINPFPKQLKALSADPYDDALMEDFCSYLESSGRRLERVKDLFQSLPTPVAARGFGLSVYHCFSEVEDALAELERYTMGYVDDYLHDGREMLREAKQRRKRLQDERRRLEIA is encoded by the coding sequence ATGGCCGATCCCTACGCCGAGCTTGGGGTGAGCAGCAGCGCCAGCGCTGCTGAGATCAAGGCCGCCTATCGACGCCTGGTGAAGCAACACCACCCTGATGCCGGTGGCGATGACCAGCGCATACTCGCCCTCAATGCCGCCTGGGAAGTGCTCGGTGATCCCGAGCGGCGCCGAGCCCACGATCGAACCAGGATTCCCGTGTCATCAGCCGCTGGAACCGCAGCTCAGGATCGAAGCCGGGCGGCAACGGGCCATGACCGCGCAGTGGAGGCCGATGACGCCCTCGTGCGCTGGTTGCGGCAGGTGTACGTCCCCATCGATCGGCTGCTCGGTGAGGTGATCAATCCCTTCCCCAAACAGCTCAAAGCCCTCTCGGCGGACCCCTACGACGACGCACTGATGGAGGATTTCTGCAGCTACCTTGAGAGCAGCGGCCGTCGCCTGGAGCGGGTGAAGGACCTGTTTCAGAGCCTGCCCACCCCTGTAGCGGCCCGTGGTTTCGGGTTGAGCGTCTACCACTGCTTCTCGGAGGTGGAGGACGCCCTGGCGGAGCTGGAGCGCTACACCATGGGCTACGTGGACGATTACCTCCACGACGGTCGGGAGATGTTGCGGGAAGCCAAGCAGCGGCGCAAGCGCTTGCAGGATGAGCGCCGCCGCCTGGAGATCGCGTGA
- a CDS encoding iron uptake porin codes for MKLLQHLLVAPAALTFLIAPLSAQAADLNIDSVSDYSATLDLEQAKQLLQQVTSVNQFNDVYPTDWAYQALVRLVKTYGCVAGYPNGRFRGYIPITRYEAAALLASCLDRVTEMTEEVEQLLKEFESELNFVAGSIMLLEDRVGSLEASQFSTTTKLKGKSTFTMGSTKAYGTNDGSKYYWDYDKKHQIVEIDGRESPLGSTQNSRSWQKTREAWRSVHNRDGSLKEKDGKRGTEIIKGTKLEKHYKDIRSRKFRDHKSWKKDATGGGIRAYNSQYGAFTFNYEQKLNLKTSFTGKDLLYASFTAGNFCDNAFAGDGVPLTKLSTAPCTDDILGLGRLYYRFPLKNDELIDHSLIFIVGPMARNTESLGMWPSAYNRGGARILDWTGLAGVPNVYNKATGAMFGVIYKEKTENKGDPAFSVSMNYVAEDGGDGDPVLGGMFTNNSRGNFLVQAGWGGEEYGVAFAYRYGQCGTGQRRGTNFMMDDSFNNECWRDVWNWTEEDLYQGDYIAERSERNSHNFALNGYWVPQETGWIPSVSVGYARSAITGSGFFKYSPVASQSWFVGLKWDDVFDVGNDLGVGFGMPNFATELAGGHTPNDANYLVELYASFQVTDNIQITPSVFWMSRPLGHYTANLSGDQDQNGASTFGIFGGLIQSVFRF; via the coding sequence ATGAAACTGCTCCAGCACCTTTTGGTCGCTCCAGCAGCACTGACGTTTTTGATTGCTCCCCTTTCGGCACAAGCTGCCGACCTCAACATTGACTCGGTTTCGGATTACTCTGCTACCCTCGATCTTGAACAAGCCAAGCAACTGCTCCAGCAGGTCACCAGTGTTAATCAGTTCAATGATGTATACCCCACGGACTGGGCCTATCAGGCCCTGGTGAGGTTGGTAAAAACCTATGGATGTGTGGCTGGCTACCCCAACGGCCGCTTCCGCGGCTACATCCCGATCACGCGTTATGAAGCGGCGGCATTGTTGGCCTCCTGCCTTGATCGTGTCACAGAGATGACCGAAGAGGTGGAGCAGCTGCTGAAGGAATTTGAATCTGAACTCAACTTCGTGGCGGGCAGCATCATGCTGCTGGAGGACCGCGTTGGATCCCTCGAAGCCAGTCAGTTTTCAACCACCACCAAGTTGAAGGGCAAGAGCACCTTCACCATGGGTTCCACCAAGGCCTATGGCACCAATGATGGTTCTAAGTACTACTGGGATTACGACAAGAAGCACCAGATCGTTGAAATTGATGGTCGTGAATCACCCCTTGGCTCCACGCAGAACAGTCGCTCCTGGCAGAAAACCCGTGAAGCCTGGCGTTCCGTTCACAACCGCGATGGTTCGCTGAAGGAAAAAGACGGCAAACGCGGTACAGAGATCATCAAAGGCACCAAGCTCGAGAAGCACTACAAAGACATCCGGTCTCGTAAGTTCCGAGATCACAAATCCTGGAAAAAGGATGCCACAGGAGGTGGTATCCGCGCCTACAACAGTCAGTACGGGGCCTTCACCTTCAACTATGAGCAGAAGCTGAACCTGAAGACCTCATTCACCGGAAAGGATCTCCTCTACGCAAGTTTCACAGCAGGCAACTTCTGCGACAACGCCTTTGCAGGCGACGGTGTGCCTCTGACAAAACTCAGCACCGCTCCTTGTACGGACGATATTCTTGGTTTAGGGCGTTTGTATTATCGCTTCCCTCTGAAGAATGACGAACTTATCGATCACTCGCTGATCTTCATCGTTGGTCCAATGGCGAGAAACACCGAGAGCTTGGGGATGTGGCCCTCGGCCTATAACCGTGGCGGAGCCCGCATCCTTGATTGGACCGGATTGGCGGGTGTGCCGAATGTCTATAACAAAGCCACAGGTGCGATGTTTGGTGTGATTTATAAGGAGAAGACTGAAAACAAGGGAGATCCAGCATTCTCGGTTTCGATGAACTATGTGGCTGAGGATGGTGGTGATGGTGATCCGGTGCTTGGCGGCATGTTCACCAACAACTCCCGCGGTAATTTCCTGGTCCAGGCTGGTTGGGGAGGCGAGGAATACGGTGTCGCCTTCGCGTATCGCTACGGCCAGTGCGGCACTGGCCAGCGCCGTGGAACCAATTTCATGATGGATGATTCATTCAATAACGAATGCTGGCGTGATGTCTGGAACTGGACGGAAGAAGATCTTTATCAAGGTGATTACATCGCTGAACGCAGTGAGCGCAACAGCCACAACTTCGCTCTGAACGGGTACTGGGTCCCCCAGGAGACCGGCTGGATCCCCTCCGTGTCTGTCGGCTATGCCCGCAGTGCCATCACGGGTTCGGGATTCTTCAAGTACTCCCCTGTGGCCAGCCAATCCTGGTTTGTCGGCCTCAAATGGGATGACGTCTTCGATGTCGGCAACGACCTTGGTGTCGGCTTCGGTATGCCCAACTTCGCGACTGAACTTGCCGGTGGACATACCCCGAATGATGCCAATTACCTCGTGGAGCTCTATGCCTCCTTCCAAGTAACTGACAACATTCAGATCACGCCATCGGTGTTCTGGATGTCACGTCCTCTGGGTCATTACACCGCCAACCTCAGCGGTGATCAGGATCAGAACGGTGCATCGACCTTCGGCATCTTTGGTGGTTTGATTCAGTCGGTCTTCCGGTTCTGA